The genomic stretch AGTCAACTTCTCCGGCTCTAAGAAAATGGTCGAAAGAAGTTGTTGATCATCAGGATCGTATTGCAGATTTATTCAAAACAGCTTAATAGTAGTAGTCATTTGTCACGGTTTTTATAAAAACAGAAGTGGTTAATTACTTCTGTTTTTTTATTTGTAATTTTATAAAATAAGATACTTCTGTGCCCAAAATGTGCCCATCCAAGTGAAAAACATCGGGAAACAAAGGGTAACATCAGGCAACATCCAGACTCGCTAATCCATTGACAATAAAAGCATTGGATATTTAATACATTAAAACACAGAGGGTTAGGGAAATAAGCACGATGGACTCCCTCCCTCGGCACCATATAAAAACGAGAGGTTTCAGTAAGCCTCTCGTTTTGCTTTATTTAGGCGTAATTGGTTAAGTTATGAAGCGGTTTACGTCCCTTTTATTCGTTTAGGGACGCTTGGAAAGATTGCATAGTTTTATATAACATTGATTCTTAATGGCACGCTAATGGCACAATTCTAATTTTCTTACCTGACACAGAGAGTCTTTCTGTCGCGCCGTATTTCTAGACGTCCTTAGCGGGGATACCTCTCAAATTTACAAATAGCTGTTTACAGAGAGTCCGCCCCTTTATCGAATATTACTGCCCGAGCGGGGCCACCTTAAAAAATACTTGACAAAAAATCAGAATAGTGTATATTTAATAATGAAAACCATTCCCAATAAGGAGCGATATGCTAAGAAGCGAATGTAGAGGGCAAGGGTGGTGGCACGGTAAATTCAGAGGCTGCGGCTATAGGCTTACCCTGGGCCGGGAGGCTATCCTTGATGTCTTATCGAAGGCCGAAGGCCACTTAAGCGCCGAAGATATATACTTGAAGATACATCCGAAGCATCCTAACGTAGGTTTGACTACCGTTTACCGGACATTAGATGTATTATCAGGCCTTGGTATGGTTTATAAACTTGATTTCGGAGACGGTCGTTCACGCTATGAGTTTGCCGAAGGGCCTAAGGGGGCACACCACCATCACCACTTAGTCTGTACCCAGTGCAATAAGGTGATTGACTACACCGATTTTATAGACGATGAGGTTGAATTGCTCAATCAGACCGAAAAAGGCTTAGGGCAAAAGTATAAGTTTAAGATCACAAATCATCTGATACAGTTTTACGGTTTGTGCGAGGATTGTAGCGGTAAAAAATAGCCGCTATATTTTTTTACTTCTAAATGAAAATCATTTTCATTAAGTGTAAGGAGGGTAAAGGTTATGCCAAGATTTGACGGTACTGGCCCTTTAGGTAAAGGGCCGTTTACCGGAAGAGGGATGGGGTATTGTGTGATTAAATTAGATTCTAAAAACGATGATCTTCAAAAAAATGAAGGGAAGGAGGTACTTAATATGCCAAGAGGAGACGGAACAGGGCCGATGGGATTAGGTCCCATGACCGGAAGAGCGGCAGGTTTCTGCGCTGGATATTCGGTGCCCGGCTATATGAATTCGATTCCCGGCAGGGGTTATTTTGGCAGAGGAAGAGGATTTTATGGTCGTGGCGGCGGAAGAGGGTGGCGCAATTTGTATTATGCCACGGGTATTCCTGGCTGGCAAAGAGCCTCAATGGGGATGCCTGCTTTTGGCGGAGCGTATCCTTATGCTCCGGAAATGACTTCGAAGCAGGAAGCGGATATCTTAAAGAATGAAGCAGATTTTTTAAAAAAACAGCTTGAAGATGTCCAGGCCCGTATCGAGGCGTTAGAAAAAGTTCAGGCAGAAAAGAATGAATAGCTGCTATGGGGTGAGGGGATGAAAATAAGCTTTATCCCTTCACTCTGATTATTTTTTAAAAGGAGGAATTATGCGCGTAGCTATATCTACAGATGGAGAGTTTGTATCTGCCCATTTTGGCAGGTGCCCTTCCTTTACTCTTATCGATATTGAAAATGGCAAGATAACCAAAAGGACGGAAGTGGCAAATCCCGGGCATCAGCCGGGGGCTATCCCGCAGTTTCTGCATCAAAAAGGCGTAAATTGTATTGTTGCCGGAGGTATGGGAGCGCGGGCAACCTCATTTTTTGAGGAATATAGCATCAAGACGATTGTAGGGATAAGTGGAAAGATAGATGATGTGGTGGAACAGCTTAAGAAGGGTACTTTGGAAGGCGGAGAAAGCCTTTGCAAGCCCGGTGTGGGAAAAGGGTATGGTTTAGATAAGTCGATATGCGACCATCCGCACGAAGATAATTGTGATCATTCGGGAGGTGAGAATATATGAAAATATGCATTACTTCAGAAAGCGGCAGTTTAGATTCTAAGGTAGATCCGCGATTCGGTAGGTGTCAATATTTCATTATTGCTGATACCGATACTTTAGAATTTGAGGTTATTGTAAATCCGAATACCGAATCTATGGGAGGAGCGGGGATTCAATCGGCGCAGTTAGTTAGTTCAAAACAGGTAAAGGCCGTGATTACGGGAAATGTAGGTCCTAATGCCTTTCAGACTTTACAGGCTGCTGGCATAGAAATTTTTACCGGCGCATCAGGTACGGTAAAAGAAGTAATTGAGAAATATAAAAAGGGAGAATTTAAGGCAGTTTCCGGCCCCAGTGTTGGTTCACATGCCGGAATGCCGGGAAAGAAAAAATAATAGCACTCAATCCTATTATGCATCCTGCCGTATTGAATCGGCAGGTGCGCCCGCCGCCTTTGCGGCGATAGATTGGCGTAAAGTAACTGGTTAAGGAGCAGCTTATGGCAGCGAAGGTAGACAAAAAGAAATGTAACGGTTGCGGCACATGCAAAGATATTTGCCCTGTAAACGCTATAAAGATAGAAAAAGAAAAGGCGGTTATCAGCGATGATTGCGTGGAATGCGGCGCGTGCGTAAATCAGTGCCCGAATGAGGCAATCTCAATTTAGGAGGTTTGATGGATAGGCATAAGTATTTTTTTAGCTCCGAATCAGTTGGAGAGGGGCATCCGGATAAGTTATGCGATCAGATATCAGATGGGGTATTAGATGAAGTCTTAAAACTTGACCCTAATAATGAAAAAAGCAGAGTTGCCTGCGAGACTTACGTTACAATGGGGCTTCTGGTTATTGGAGGGGAGATTATGACTTCCGCCTATGTTAATATCCAGAAACTTGCCCGTGAGATTATTCGAGAAATAGGTTATACCCACCCGAAATATGGTTTTGATCACGAGACCTGTGCTATTGTAAATACCATTAATAGCCAATCTCCTGATATCGCGCAAGGAGTGAATATCGGAGGGGCGGGAGACCAGGGGATTATGTTTGGTTATGCTTGTAATGAGACCAAGGAGTATATGCCGCTACCGATAACACTGGCGCATAAATTGGTTAAACGCATGGCCGATGTGCGCAGAGCCGGTATTTTAAAATATCTTGGCCCGGATTGCAAATCGCAGGTAACGGTAGAATATCACGATGGCAAGCCTAAGCGGATAGACGCAGTTGTGCTTGCTTGTCAGCATACCGATACTATCTTGGACAAAACAGGAAAAAATATAACTTCAAAGGCGCGTCAAGAGCTTATTGACGTTATCGCTAAGCCTATTTTAGAAGGTTTGGTAGATAGGAATACAAAATATTATGTTAATCAAACGGGAAAATTCTTAATCGGCGGGCCGCAATCCGATACCGGGATGACCGGCAGAAAAATAATTGTGGATACTTATGGCGGAACCGTCGCCCATGGCGGCGGGGCATTCTCAGGAAAAGACCCTACAAAGGTCGATCGTTCCGCAGCCTATATGTGCCGTTATATCGCTAAGAATATGGTTACCGCAGGGCTTGCTGAGAAATTTCTTGTTCAGTTGGCTTATGTTATCGGTTATTCAGAGCCGCTTTCTGTCTATGTAGAAACCTATGGCACAGGGAAATTACCTAATGAGCAACTGGTTAAGCTTATTCGCGAAAATTTTAAGCTTACGCCAAGGGGTATAATTGATTCACTAAAATTACTCAGGCCGGTTTATAGGAAAACTGCCTGTTACGGGCATTTTGGCCGTGATGACGCAGGTTTTAACTGGGAATTGACGGATAAGGCAGAGGCGTTAAAAAAACAGGCTTCGAGATTATAAACAAAAGAGGAGGTGATTTGTATGCCATTTTTTGAGCCGTTAGAAAAGTTGGATCCTAAGCATGTTGATTTAGAAAGAGCAAGAAAATCCCTGAGGGAAGAGCTTGAAGCAGTAGATTTTTATCAGGAGCGGGTTGACGCAACCGATGATGAGTCATTGAAAAAGCTTCTTGCGCATAATATGAATGAGGAAAAAGAGCACGCGGCAATGCTTATGGAATGGATTAGAAAGAATGATTCAACGCAAGACAAGATGTTTAAAGAGCATGATTAGGAGGTGATTAGTATGCCAAGAGGCGATGGAACTGGCCCTTTAGGTCAAGGCCCAGGTATGGGAAGGGGCATAGGAAGAGGCCGTGGTAGAATGCCTGCCCGTCCGGCAGGCGGGAGCGGCGGCCGTTTAGGAGCAGGGCCAGGAGGGAATTGCGTCTGCCCAAGCTGCGGGACTAAAGTTGTGCATCAGGCAGGCACACCCTGTTCTTCGATGAATTGCCCTAAATGCGGGATAAGAATGGTGCGGGAAGGATGGATTGGATAAAGAAGTTTTAGAAAACCACAAAAAATATCTCGAGCGAAAAACCCTATATAAAAGTTTTGGCTGCGATGTTGACCAGGAAAGGGCCTTTATTATCGAGAAGGCCCAGCCTCTTTATGGCGATATATTGGAAGCCGGAACCGGTAAGGGCCATTTTGCGCTCGCTTTGGCTAAAGAAGGCTACCGATTTACTACCTTTGATATTTCCAAAGAAGAGCAGAAATTCGCGCGGCTAAATCTAAAATATTTTGGGCTTGACCAGTTGGTAGATTTTCGTATTGAGAATGGCGAATCCTTAAGTTTTAAAGATAAGAGTTTCGACATAATTTTTTCAATAAACACCTTCCACCACTTGGTAAATCCCTATAAAGTCCTTGATGAGCTAATCCGCCTACTTTCCTTTGAGGGAAAGCTTATTTTAAGCGATTTTACCAAGGAAGGAATGGCATTAATGGATAAAATCCATGCCAGCGAAGGGAGAAAACACGAAGTCAGTAAAACCACTCTGGCTGATATAGAGCCATATTTAATAAAGAAGGGTTTTAAAATTAATAAGGCAAGCAGTAAATTTCAGGGAGTTTTAATAACGTACCATCAATTAATATGATTATTTCAGTTGCCAGCGGAAAAGGCGGGACAGGAAAAACAACAGTTGCGGTAAATTTGGCTTTATCCATAGATAATGTGCAGTTTATTGATTGTGATGTTGAAGAACCCAATGCGCACATTTTTTTAAAACCAGCCATTAAGGAGCAAAAGAAAGCTTACATACCTGTTCCAGAAATCGATGAATCGAGATGTAATTATTGTGGTAAATGCGCCACGGTTTGTGTTTATCATGCCATAGCGGTTTTACCTTCCTCGGATAGTAAAAAAGGAAATACTTTAATTTTTCCACATCTTTGCCACGGCTGTGGCGCTTGCAGCGCATTATGCCCGGAAAAGGCGATAAAAGAAGTAAATAGAGAGATTGGTGTCGTGGAGTTAGGCAATTGCGGGAAGATAGATTTTGTTCACGGAAAGCTCAATATCGGCGAAGCGATGTCTCCGCCACTTATCCGGCAGGTTAAAGAAGAGATAAATCTTGATAAAACCGTTATCATTGACGCTCCTCCGGGTACTTCCTGTCCGGTAGTTGCTTCGGTTAAGGACAGTGATTTTTGCGTGTTAGTTACCGAGCCTACGCCGTTTGGTTTAAATGATTTGATTTTAGCTGTAGAAGTTCTAAGGAAATTAAAGATTCCTTTCGGTGTAGTTATCAATCGCTCGGATTTAGGAAATAATAAAACCGAAGAGTATTGCCAAAAGGAAAATATTCCGGTATTGATGAGAATACCCTTTAGAAAAGAAATAGCCATGGCCTATTCAAAGGGAGAACCCATGGTTAAGGCATTCCCGGAATCTAAAAAAGATTTTCAGAGCTTTTTTAATAAAATCAAACATGGAAAATCTAATTAAAGATTTCTTACAGCAAAAACGGTTCGCTGTAATAGGCTCTTTTAGGAATAAAGAAAAATTTGCTTATAGGATTTTAGCTAACTTGATTGAAAAAGGCTATGAGGTTTTTCCCGTTAATCCTCGCTTAAAGGAGATAGAAGGCAGGACCTGCTATAAGACTATAAGCGATATTCCATATAGCGTGGATGCCGCTAATATAGTTACGCCTCCTTTAGTGACGAAAAACATTTTAAAAGAATGCCTGCAAAAAGGCATAAAAAAAGCATGGCTTCAGCCGGGCGCGGAAAGCCAAGATGCTATACAATTTTGTCATGATAACGATATAAAAGTGATCCACAGCATGTGTATAATGCTGGAATTGTTGAGAAAATAGGAGAATCTATGAACAAAAAAGCAGATATTCTTATTATCGGCGCGGGCCCTGCGGGAGTTGTATGCGCCATAACTGCAAGAAAATACTATCCCGACAAAAGTATCCTGGTGATGAAAGATATCGCAAATGGAGTTATCCCCTGCGGAATTCCCTATATGTTCGTTAGCCTCGATAACCCCGAAGAAAATAAGCTAGGGATGGTATCACTTGAAAAAAATAATGTTGAGGTTGTTGTTGATTCCGCCGTAAGCATAAACCGTAAAGATAAGACTATAGAAACAAGAAATAAAGATACGTATTCCTATGAAAAATTAGTTTTAGCGATAGGCTCAACTCCGATAATTTTACCTATCAA from Candidatus Omnitrophota bacterium encodes the following:
- a CDS encoding Fur family transcriptional regulator; the encoded protein is MLRSECRGQGWWHGKFRGCGYRLTLGREAILDVLSKAEGHLSAEDIYLKIHPKHPNVGLTTVYRTLDVLSGLGMVYKLDFGDGRSRYEFAEGPKGAHHHHHLVCTQCNKVIDYTDFIDDEVELLNQTEKGLGQKYKFKITNHLIQFYGLCEDCSGKK
- a CDS encoding DUF5320 domain-containing protein, yielding MPRGDGTGPMGLGPMTGRAAGFCAGYSVPGYMNSIPGRGYFGRGRGFYGRGGGRGWRNLYYATGIPGWQRASMGMPAFGGAYPYAPEMTSKQEADILKNEADFLKKQLEDVQARIEALEKVQAEKNE
- a CDS encoding NifB/NifX family molybdenum-iron cluster-binding protein translates to MRVAISTDGEFVSAHFGRCPSFTLIDIENGKITKRTEVANPGHQPGAIPQFLHQKGVNCIVAGGMGARATSFFEEYSIKTIVGISGKIDDVVEQLKKGTLEGGESLCKPGVGKGYGLDKSICDHPHEDNCDHSGGENI
- a CDS encoding NifB/NifX family molybdenum-iron cluster-binding protein codes for the protein MKICITSESGSLDSKVDPRFGRCQYFIIADTDTLEFEVIVNPNTESMGGAGIQSAQLVSSKQVKAVITGNVGPNAFQTLQAAGIEIFTGASGTVKEVIEKYKKGEFKAVSGPSVGSHAGMPGKKK
- a CDS encoding 4Fe-4S binding protein codes for the protein MAAKVDKKKCNGCGTCKDICPVNAIKIEKEKAVISDDCVECGACVNQCPNEAISI
- the metK gene encoding methionine adenosyltransferase, with the protein product MDRHKYFFSSESVGEGHPDKLCDQISDGVLDEVLKLDPNNEKSRVACETYVTMGLLVIGGEIMTSAYVNIQKLAREIIREIGYTHPKYGFDHETCAIVNTINSQSPDIAQGVNIGGAGDQGIMFGYACNETKEYMPLPITLAHKLVKRMADVRRAGILKYLGPDCKSQVTVEYHDGKPKRIDAVVLACQHTDTILDKTGKNITSKARQELIDVIAKPILEGLVDRNTKYYVNQTGKFLIGGPQSDTGMTGRKIIVDTYGGTVAHGGGAFSGKDPTKVDRSAAYMCRYIAKNMVTAGLAEKFLVQLAYVIGYSEPLSVYVETYGTGKLPNEQLVKLIRENFKLTPRGIIDSLKLLRPVYRKTACYGHFGRDDAGFNWELTDKAEALKKQASRL
- a CDS encoding ferritin family protein; its protein translation is MPFFEPLEKLDPKHVDLERARKSLREELEAVDFYQERVDATDDESLKKLLAHNMNEEKEHAAMLMEWIRKNDSTQDKMFKEHD
- a CDS encoding class I SAM-dependent methyltransferase — protein: MDKEVLENHKKYLERKTLYKSFGCDVDQERAFIIEKAQPLYGDILEAGTGKGHFALALAKEGYRFTTFDISKEEQKFARLNLKYFGLDQLVDFRIENGESLSFKDKSFDIIFSINTFHHLVNPYKVLDELIRLLSFEGKLILSDFTKEGMALMDKIHASEGRKHEVSKTTLADIEPYLIKKGFKINKASSKFQGVLITYHQLI
- a CDS encoding ATP-binding protein; protein product: MIISVASGKGGTGKTTVAVNLALSIDNVQFIDCDVEEPNAHIFLKPAIKEQKKAYIPVPEIDESRCNYCGKCATVCVYHAIAVLPSSDSKKGNTLIFPHLCHGCGACSALCPEKAIKEVNREIGVVELGNCGKIDFVHGKLNIGEAMSPPLIRQVKEEINLDKTVIIDAPPGTSCPVVASVKDSDFCVLVTEPTPFGLNDLILAVEVLRKLKIPFGVVINRSDLGNNKTEEYCQKENIPVLMRIPFRKEIAMAYSKGEPMVKAFPESKKDFQSFFNKIKHGKSN
- a CDS encoding CoA-binding protein, giving the protein MENLIKDFLQQKRFAVIGSFRNKEKFAYRILANLIEKGYEVFPVNPRLKEIEGRTCYKTISDIPYSVDAANIVTPPLVTKNILKECLQKGIKKAWLQPGAESQDAIQFCHDNDIKVIHSMCIMLELLRK